The Trypanosoma brucei gambiense DAL972 chromosome 10, complete sequence genome has a segment encoding these proteins:
- a CDS encoding ATP synthase F1 subunit gamma protein, putative yields MSGKLRLYKEKLEGYNRFYSIVKTIKMVTLAKYRAAQGRIRTRDFSLRYTELAFSKPQASRDAVAAAKNALVYIPITTNRGSCGALNSNIVRCIDSVVSSKMVLMPVGKRGIDSFSKLYPDEFRYGIINDMKESMHFGYATFVIENAYEVSKDADRYQVIFNRFVSAGVQRNAVYNIPSYEKWKEDLADAASSDNQKNRYLFANALQNEEEQLIRDFFDFHAALAVLNAVGENELSEQAARLVAVEGQLTNISSLQQRTSSLYNKTRQFGITAALIEILSAMSSLEGNAMKGVRRNKFWEGAVTK; encoded by the coding sequence atgtcGGGCAAGCTTCGTctttacaaagaaaaacttgaGGGGTACAACCGGTTTTACTCTATCGTTAAAACTATTAAGATGGTGACTTTGGCGAAGTATCGTGCGGCGCAGGGACGGATAAGGACACGCGATTTCAGCCTCCGCTATACGGAGTTGGCGTTCAGCAAACCACAAGCATCGAGAGATGCCGTGGCCGCGGCGAAGAATGCCCTTGTTTACATACCGATAACTACGAATCGTGGGTCATGCGGTGCCCTGAACAGCAATATTGTGCGTTGTATCGATTCCGTGGTGTCGAGTAAGATGGTATTGATGCCGGTTGGCAAACGTGGTATAGACTCGTTTTCTAAACTGTATCCCGATGAATTCAGATACGGTATCATTAACGATATGAAGGAATCAATGCATTTTGGTTATGCAACCTTTGTAATTGAAAATGCATATGAAGTGTCCAAGGATGCGGATCGGTATCAGGTGATTTTCAATCGTTTCGTTTCTGCGGGTGTCCAAAGGAATGCCGTTTACAACATTCCATCATATGAGAAGTGGAAAGAGGACCTTGCCGATGCCGCTAGCTCGGACAACCAGAAGAATCGTTACCTTTTTGCGAATGCGCTGCAGAATGAGGAGGAACAGCTTATTCGGGACTTCTTTGATTTTCATGCTGCGCTCGCGGTCCTCAATGCCGTTGGAGAAAACGAGCTTTCCGAGCAAGCTGCCCGTCTGGTTGCTGTTGAGGGTCAGTTGACTAATATCAGCAGCCTGCAACAGAGAACTAGCTCGCTTTACAACAAGACACGTCAGTTTGGTATTACGGCGGCGCTAATTGAAATTCTTTCTGCTATGAGTTCGTTGGAAGGCAATGCTATGAAGGGCGTCAGGCGCAACAAATTCTGGGAAGGGGCAGTAACCAAGTAG
- a CDS encoding 40S ribosomal protein S6, putative: MYELHENGHLCTFFFVICQERVAPMKLNVAYPRNGTVKQVEVTDEVLRRVNLGDYRLGNEVDGAIFGEPFKGYTFKLRGGSDKEGFPMVQGVMAPSRVSLLVKRGAVGFNTFRGYQGERRRKSLRGCILGSDIAVLNVTVERVGEQPIEGVTDVSVPRRLGPKRANKIRKLFNLGRTDDVRKYVIRRKVTKEGKKDRFKAPKIQRLITSTIRARRAKKVRVAIDKVRKSAAERREYLRLVGARRRAARQRKAARHHSSRVNAQRKEVDAFKARK; this comes from the coding sequence ATGTATGAACTGCACGAAAATGGACACCTGTGtacattcttttttgtaatttGTCAAGAAAGAGTGGCTCCGATGAAGTTGAATGTCGCCTATCCGCGGAACGGCACCGTCAAGCAGGTTGAAGTAACCGATGAGGTCCTCCGCCGTGTCAACTTGGGCGACTACCGCCTTGGCAACGAGGTGGACGGTGCCATATTTGGCGAACCCTTCAAGGGTTATACCTTCAAACTTCGTGGCGGTTCCGATAAAGAGGGATTTCCAATGGTGCAAGGCGTAATGGCCCCAAGTCGTGTGTCACTTCTCGTGAAGCGTGGCGCTGTTGGCTTCAACACCTTCCGTGGTTATCAGGGTGAGCGTCGCCGCAAGTCCCTCCGTGGCTGCATTCTTGGGAGCGACATTGCCGTGCTGAACGTCACTGTGGAGAGGGTCGGTGAGCAACCAATCGAGGGTGTGACAGACGTTTCGGTACCTCGGCGTTTGGGACCCAAGCGCGCGAACAAAATCCGTAAGCTCTTCAATCTCGGTCGCACGGATGACGTACGCAAGTATGTGATCCGTCGGAAGGTGACGAAAGAGGGCAAGAAGGACCGTTTCAAGGCACCCAAGATCCAACGTCTCATCACCTCCACGATTAGGGCACGCCGCGCCAAGAAAGTGCGCGTCGCCATTGATAAAGTTCGCAAATCGGCAGCCGAGCGCCGTGAGTACCTCCGCCTCGTTGGTGCTCGCCGCCGCGCTGCCCGCCAGCGTAAGGCGGCTCGTCATCACTCAAGCAGGGTGAACGCACAGAGGAAGGAGGTTGATGCCTTCAAAGCACGGAAGTAG